A window from Sinorhizobium fredii encodes these proteins:
- a CDS encoding GntR family transcriptional regulator — protein sequence MPPLHAKTQAEDLEMNVEPLPASAVEILTHALRRRILSGDFRPGEFLRDVKMCEEHSTSRHTFRTAAQVLVTQGLLRQIPNRGFVVPEFGPDDIVDITRVRGAIEGEAIRLIVLTGVIPSQALEAVEVMHASTLSSDRSLLVAADRDFHRAIIAASGSARLKRTYSDLEGEIELLLAQRQDFYATAEEMAEEHERLINSLRSRHYDTAREAFQEHWEDLQIKLLDQR from the coding sequence ATGCCGCCGCTGCACGCCAAGACTCAAGCCGAAGATCTTGAGATGAATGTCGAGCCCTTGCCCGCTAGCGCTGTGGAAATCCTGACCCACGCCCTGCGGCGGCGCATCTTGTCGGGAGATTTCCGACCGGGCGAGTTCCTTCGCGACGTGAAGATGTGCGAGGAGCATTCGACCTCGCGGCACACATTCCGTACAGCAGCCCAGGTGCTCGTCACCCAGGGCCTGCTGCGTCAGATACCGAACCGAGGCTTTGTGGTGCCCGAATTCGGACCCGACGATATTGTCGATATCACACGCGTGCGCGGCGCCATCGAGGGCGAGGCCATTCGTCTGATCGTGCTGACCGGCGTCATCCCATCTCAGGCGCTGGAGGCGGTTGAGGTTATGCACGCGTCGACTCTCTCCTCCGACAGATCCCTGCTGGTTGCCGCGGACCGTGACTTCCACCGCGCGATCATCGCGGCTAGCGGCAGCGCTCGACTGAAGCGAACCTATTCAGACCTCGAGGGCGAGATCGAGCTTCTCCTCGCACAGCGGCAGGATTTCTACGCCACTGCCGAAGAAATGGCGGAGGAACACGAGCGGCTCATCAACAGCTTGAGAAGCCGCCACTACGATACGGCGCGGGAGGCGTTCCAGGAGCACTGGGAAGATCTCCAGATCAAGTTGCTCGATCAACGTTGA
- a CDS encoding Lrp/AsnC family transcriptional regulator gives MKLDRIDVKILNALQKNGRMTNVELSEIVNLSPSPCLLRVKKLQAEGYIEGYSAHINIGKLGQTLTVFTEITLKNHRQLDFARFLTAIEKVDQVIECHLVSGGYDYLVKFVTAGIEEYQTLMERLLDSEIGIDRYFSFVVLKSPLVKAHLPLESLFQAS, from the coding sequence ATGAAACTTGATCGCATCGACGTCAAGATACTTAACGCATTGCAGAAGAATGGCCGAATGACGAATGTCGAGCTTTCGGAAATTGTCAATCTCTCGCCAAGTCCCTGTTTGTTGCGCGTGAAAAAGCTACAGGCGGAGGGCTATATCGAGGGTTATTCTGCCCATATCAATATCGGAAAACTGGGCCAGACGTTGACGGTGTTCACGGAGATCACGCTGAAGAACCACCGTCAACTGGACTTCGCGAGATTTCTTACGGCGATCGAGAAGGTCGATCAGGTCATCGAGTGCCATCTGGTTTCCGGAGGCTACGATTATCTCGTAAAATTCGTCACCGCCGGAATCGAAGAGTATCAGACGCTGATGGAGCGGCTCCTCGATTCGGAAATCGGCATTGACAGGTACTTCAGCTTCGTCGTCCTGAAATCGCCCCTGGTCAAAGCGCATTTGCCGCTGGAAAGCCTTTTCCAAGCCTCGTAG